GGGTTCGACCAGCACCAGCGCGCGTTGTTTAGTCATGATTGTAAAGTCGGCTTGGGAATGTTGTTTTCCGGTTTTCCTTCAAACCACAGTTGATTTTTAACCGGGGCCACGAGCGTTTCAATGCGCTGCAGCAGTTCGTCGGGAATGTGGATATCGAGCGCCCGGACGTTCTGCTCCAGGCGGTGCTGCTCGGAAATGCCGACGATGGTGGTAGCAATGACGGGATGGCTCACGGCGTATTTCAGGGCGACATCGCTCAGTTCCAACCCGTATTCGCGGCACAGGGCCAGCAGTTTGGGCTGCGTGTCTTTCACGGCCTGCGGAGAACTCTGCCAGACCGGAATGGGCGCATCCGATAGAATCCGCTGCATCAGCGGGGCCGCATTGAGCAGGCCGAATCCTTTCTCCCGGGAAAGCGGCACCAGTTCGTCGTTGATTTCGTCGGCCAGCAGGGTGTAGTGTCCCCACGACAACACCGTATCGACCGCTACCTCGCGGGCGACCTTCGCCAGATACCGCACCGGCAGACCCGAAAAACCCACGTAGCGGGCTTTACCCGTCTCCTTGATTTTCAAAGCCGCCGGAATTGCTTCGTTAAGAACCTGATCATGATCACCGAATTCGATGTCGTGCACCGTGAGCAGATCCACGTAATCGGTTTGCAAACGGTCCAGCGATTCGTCGATGCTGCGCAGGATGCGGTCATACGAAAAGTCGAACACGCCGTTGCCGTATCGCCCGCATTTGGTAGCCAGATAAACGGAGTCCCGCTTCGTTTTCAGGGCCTTTCCCAACCGGGTTTCGGCCAGCGTATCACCGTAAAAGGGGGCCACATCAAAAAAATTAATTCCGAGATCAATGGCCGCATGAACGGCTCGTCGGCCTTCTGCTTCGTCCGTTTCGTCAAAAACATTGCCCAGGGGCGAAGCTCCGAAACTCAGGAGCGAAACGTTCAGGTCTGTTTTTCCTAACTTGCGATACTCCATTAGCTGCTTATCAAAATCAAAACCGGGGTTCGAGCGTAGGTTCAGAAATCCATCCGGCTGACCCTAGTAAGTTTGTTTCCCCTTTTTTCTACTACCGTTTTCCATAAATACTCCGGGCAATCAGCCAGATTGCGGAATTGAAATTTGCCACTGTCAGCAAGTTCTTTATATTTGCACAAGCAATAAAAATACTATTCCGCAGCGCAAGCGAGGTGTTTCCTACTTAACTTGACCATGACAAACTTCTTCCAAAAGCCGAAAGAAACCGTTGTAACGGGGGCTTTCAAAAGCCAGACTACCATATTCTCCATCACACCAACAACCCGGTTTGAGCGGAGGTGCCATGTCCTGTATGAGTCTTACACCCGCCTGGTGGAAGACGGTGAAAAAATGCTGGCGGCCGACATCCTGAACATCATGAAATCGGTGCTGGACGAAGAAATTAAATCCCTCCAC
This Larkinella insperata DNA region includes the following protein-coding sequences:
- a CDS encoding aldo/keto reductase — encoded protein: MEYRKLGKTDLNVSLLSFGASPLGNVFDETDEAEGRRAVHAAIDLGINFFDVAPFYGDTLAETRLGKALKTKRDSVYLATKCGRYGNGVFDFSYDRILRSIDESLDRLQTDYVDLLTVHDIEFGDHDQVLNEAIPAALKIKETGKARYVGFSGLPVRYLAKVAREVAVDTVLSWGHYTLLADEINDELVPLSREKGFGLLNAAPLMQRILSDAPIPVWQSSPQAVKDTQPKLLALCREYGLELSDVALKYAVSHPVIATTIVGISEQHRLEQNVRALDIHIPDELLQRIETLVAPVKNQLWFEGKPENNIPKPTLQS